From the genome of Yersinia enterocolitica, one region includes:
- a CDS encoding GntP family transporter — translation MSTSLLLTIAVASVLLLLILVIKAKVHPFVALLVVSLLVAIATGIPVSNIMKVIMSGMGGLLGSITIIIVLGSMLGGLIEASGGAESLAQRFTGSLGIKRTVMALTLTAFILGIPVFFEVGFIIVIPLIYGFAKVAKVSPIKFGLPMAGVMLTVHVALPTHPGAAAAAGLLGADMGRLMMIGILISIPVGLIGYWVAKSMNRRNYALSIDVLEQLQLAKPETGIAAEPAKDIRDRIPGAGLIASLIIIPIALIMLGSLAATELPEESLLREVIVLIGTPAIALLIALGLATYLLGIRRGWGKDKIEQIMGDAIPTSAAVIMVAGAGGAFGKVLVESGVGKALAVSLEAIHLPLIPAAFLLSLALRASQGSATVAILTTSGLLTQAVTGLDSMQLVLVTLSACFGGLGLSHVNDAGFWVVTRYLGLSVADGLKTWTVLTTLMGLTGFALVWLAWVLV, via the coding sequence ATGTCTACCTCCCTACTGCTGACTATTGCTGTTGCCAGCGTTTTACTTTTATTAATATTAGTCATTAAAGCCAAGGTCCATCCCTTTGTTGCGTTATTGGTTGTCAGTCTGTTGGTTGCAATAGCAACAGGTATTCCGGTCAGTAATATCATGAAAGTGATTATGTCCGGTATGGGCGGATTGCTTGGTTCGATAACCATAATTATTGTGCTTGGGTCAATGCTGGGAGGGCTGATTGAAGCCTCCGGTGGTGCGGAATCTCTGGCTCAACGATTTACTGGCTCATTGGGGATCAAGCGCACGGTCATGGCATTAACCCTGACTGCCTTTATTTTGGGGATCCCGGTATTTTTTGAAGTTGGCTTTATCATTGTTATCCCGCTTATTTATGGTTTCGCTAAAGTTGCTAAAGTATCACCCATTAAATTTGGCCTACCTATGGCCGGGGTCATGCTAACAGTACATGTGGCCTTGCCAACTCATCCGGGAGCAGCGGCGGCGGCTGGGCTATTGGGTGCGGATATGGGGCGGCTAATGATGATTGGCATCCTTATCTCTATTCCAGTCGGGCTGATAGGGTATTGGGTCGCGAAGAGTATGAATCGGCGTAACTATGCGCTTTCAATTGACGTTTTGGAGCAGTTGCAGTTGGCAAAACCTGAAACCGGGATTGCTGCTGAACCGGCGAAGGATATTCGTGACCGAATCCCGGGGGCGGGTTTAATTGCTTCACTTATCATTATTCCCATCGCCTTGATCATGCTAGGTTCGTTGGCTGCTACCGAGTTGCCTGAAGAGAGCTTGCTGCGGGAGGTTATCGTGCTTATCGGTACGCCCGCCATTGCATTGTTAATTGCTCTGGGGTTAGCAACCTATCTGTTGGGTATTCGCCGTGGCTGGGGCAAGGACAAAATAGAACAGATTATGGGGGATGCTATTCCAACGTCGGCGGCGGTCATTATGGTTGCTGGCGCTGGTGGCGCTTTTGGTAAGGTTCTGGTTGAGTCTGGTGTTGGCAAAGCATTGGCGGTTTCACTGGAAGCTATCCACTTGCCTTTAATTCCCGCGGCTTTTCTGCTCTCGCTGGCATTACGTGCTTCTCAAGGCTCGGCTACCGTGGCAATCCTGACTACCAGTGGTTTGCTGACCCAAGCGGTTACCGGGCTTGATAGCATGCAGTTAGTATTGGTGACCCTTTCGGCGTGTTTTGGTGGCTTGGGGTTATCCCATGTTAATGATGCTGGATTTTGGGTGGTAACACGTTATCTGGGGCTTTCCGTCGCTGATGGATTAAAAACCTGGACAGTATTGACGACGCTGATGGGGCTAACCGGATTTGCTTTGGTATGGTTGGCATGGGTCTTGGTATAA